Proteins encoded by one window of Nocardioides euryhalodurans:
- a CDS encoding tyrosine-type recombinase/integrase, with protein MGRPRTAVGTFGEFTYLPAGNGKVKARVRFRDDDGQLRLVQATGDSRKAAERALKLKVSRRDNFSAGSRDLSADSTFGRLVDVWLADLDVVGKLAPSTRSLYERNMRQLVMPAFENYTLREIDVRKVDQFIKKLTAAKSYSTAKQARTVLSLALGLAVRYGALKENPVRGIARMHKPPSETMALTLDQVEAIRAAVRSWRRAPGTPGPPPDGQLEQIIEVMLGTSARIGEVLAIRRCDVDVTVSPATVRICGTIVSPAGKPTYRQPHPKTQKSTRVVSVPSFVAEVIRQRLVLIGHEDPEHLLFFTRNETPLTTNNVRRRLRAVLSDAGIEGVTPHAFRRTVATVLDRASGPDLAAELLGHSSSKITKEHYIEPDEAVDPVTAEILESLAPKRDDGLR; from the coding sequence ATGGGACGCCCACGCACCGCCGTTGGCACGTTCGGCGAGTTCACGTACTTGCCGGCCGGGAACGGGAAGGTGAAGGCACGCGTGCGTTTCCGCGACGACGACGGCCAGCTCCGGCTGGTCCAAGCCACCGGGGACTCGCGCAAGGCCGCCGAGCGCGCCCTGAAGTTGAAGGTCTCCCGCAGGGACAACTTCTCCGCGGGGTCCCGTGACTTGTCCGCTGACAGCACCTTCGGGCGACTGGTTGATGTCTGGCTCGCCGACCTCGACGTCGTGGGCAAACTTGCGCCGAGCACCCGTTCGCTCTACGAGCGCAACATGCGCCAGCTGGTGATGCCCGCGTTCGAGAACTACACGCTGCGGGAGATCGATGTCCGCAAGGTCGATCAGTTCATCAAGAAGCTCACGGCCGCCAAGAGCTACAGCACCGCCAAGCAGGCCCGGACGGTGCTCAGCCTCGCGCTCGGCCTCGCTGTCCGATACGGCGCTTTGAAGGAGAACCCGGTTCGCGGGATCGCCAGGATGCACAAGCCGCCGTCGGAGACGATGGCCCTGACTCTGGACCAGGTCGAGGCTATCCGGGCGGCGGTGCGCAGCTGGCGCCGTGCCCCGGGAACGCCGGGTCCACCGCCAGACGGCCAGTTGGAGCAGATCATCGAGGTCATGCTGGGCACGTCCGCGCGGATCGGGGAGGTTCTGGCGATCAGGCGGTGCGACGTCGATGTCACGGTCTCGCCGGCGACGGTGCGGATCTGCGGCACCATCGTGTCGCCGGCCGGCAAGCCCACCTACCGGCAGCCGCACCCGAAGACCCAGAAGTCGACGCGGGTGGTCTCGGTGCCGAGTTTCGTGGCTGAGGTCATTCGGCAGCGGTTGGTGCTGATCGGACACGAGGACCCCGAGCACCTGCTGTTCTTCACGCGTAACGAGACGCCGCTGACGACCAATAACGTCCGTCGCCGCCTCCGTGCGGTCTTGTCGGATGCTGGCATCGAGGGCGTCACGCCGCATGCGTTCCGTCGCACCGTTGCGACCGTGCTTGACAGGGCCAGCGGTCCGGACCTGGCAGCAGAACTGCTGGGCCACAG
- a CDS encoding helix-turn-helix transcriptional regulator, producing the protein MKTQLEPTSGLDPLLSIEDLAEYLGVPVTTIYDWRVDGKGPCGVRVGRHVKFTQRDVQAWIEAHRESRPGAPPEGR; encoded by the coding sequence ATGAAGACCCAGCTCGAACCGACCAGCGGGCTCGACCCGTTGCTGAGCATCGAGGACCTTGCCGAGTACCTCGGCGTACCGGTCACGACCATCTACGACTGGCGCGTGGACGGCAAAGGCCCCTGTGGCGTGCGGGTGGGGCGCCACGTGAAGTTCACCCAGCGCGACGTCCAGGCGTGGATCGAGGCACATCGCGAATCCAGGCCGGGAGCACCTCCGGAAGGCAGGTGA